The following nucleotide sequence is from Mesobacillus jeotgali.
TAAGACAAAAGCATCTTACACCTTATTTAGTAGCTTTCGTAATTTCTTTCTTTTCTTCTTCAAATTCTTCCATAACGTCACTTGTCAATTCACGAGTTGACTTCTTGAATTCGCGAAGCGTCTGGCCAAATGCACGGCCGATCTCTGGAAGCTTTTTAGGTCCAAAAATAATGAGGGCTAAGACAAGGATTAAGATTAATCCAGGAACTCCGATGTTAGATAACATATCAACATCTCCTTTTTCATATTGTAAATCTACTATGATTATAGTACTTTTACTCCCCAAAGTGGAGGAATGCCGTGAAAGTTCATAAGAAATTCACAAAGGACTCCGTAATCTGACGAAGTGTGACATTTCTTATTTTATAACATCTAACCTTAATTATCTATTATAAATATTATACCAGTAAATTAAACAGCTGATTATCCTTGTTCAATTCCATAAAGGCAAAGCCTTTGTTCTCCATGCTGGCGATCAGTCTTTGATATTCATTCTTATTCTTCAATTCGATTCCGACAAGTGCTGGCCCGCTTTCCTTATTGTTTTTCTTTGTATACTCAAACCTTGTGATGTCATCCCCAGGTCCCAGTACATCATCGAGGAATTCGCGCAGCGCTCCTGCACGCTGTGGAAAATTGACAATAAAGTAATGCAGCAGACCCTCATGGAGAAGAGACCTTTCTTTAATCTCCTGCATCCTGCTGATATCATTGTTTCCTCCGCTTATGACACATACCACTGACTTCCCTTTTATCTCATCCCTTAGAAGATCCAGTGCTGCAATAGGCAAAGCTCCTGCCGGCTCAGTCACAATTGCATGCTCATTATATAGCTCCAGGATAGATGTACATACCTTCCCTTCAGGAACTGCAACAAGTCTATCGACATTTTCTCTGCAGATTTCATATGTCTTGCTGCCTACACATTTTACAGCAGCACCATCTACGAATGTATCGATTTCTTTTAGGGGAATAACACTATTTTCTTCAAAAGCAGCACTCATTGATGCTGCACCGCTTGGCTCGACTCCCACTAGGGTTGTCGTCGGTGATACGCTCTTTATATATGTACTCAACCCTGCCATCAAACCTCCGCCACCAATACTGGCAAAAATAAAATCAACAGACTCCTGACAATCATTCAGAATCTCTACAGCAACAGTTCCCTGTCCAGCGATCACTTTGTCATCATCGAAAGGGTGGATGAATTCCCTTCCTTCTTGTTCTGCACATTCCCGCGCCTCCCGGTAAGAATCATCGAAGGTATCACCGACCAGGATGATGTCGACGTACTCTCGCCCGAACATTTCGACCTGGCTGACTTTTTGGCCAGGCGTTGTCGCCGGCATGAAAATTTTTCCGTTCACCCCAAGCTGCCGGCAAGCATATGCTACACCTTGAGCATGATTGCCGGCACTCGCGCAAACCACACCATTATCAAGCCCTTCTTCCCATAATAACTTCATTGAATAATAAGCGCCCCTCAACTTGAAAGAGCGGACATGCTGCAAATCCTCACGCTTCAAATAAATATCAGCTTCATATTTTTCAGATAATCGCTGGTTCAATTGCAATGGAGTGTGGGCAACAACCTCTTTAAGATGCCGATAAGCAATAAGGATATCCTCTACACTGACCCATTTTTTCTTCACTGTTTCTTGTTCCATTTTGTCACCCTCACTTTGCAAAATATTAATTTTTCCATTATAACATGAAATTTCACTATGTATTGAATTTTTTAAATATTTAAAATTTTAGGCTTTCATGTTGAATAAAATGGTAGTAAAATAACATATAATAACGAAAATACGCTGGAGGGAATGAAATGGAATTTTCATTAAACAGTTATGACGGAGCTTTACCGGTAGAGGTAACACTTGATGAGGACAACGGCCGCTACATGATTCGCAAAAGTGATACAAGCGGAGAGTACTTCAACAGTCCGCCTGAAATGGTAAAGTGGATTCGCGACAACTTTAAACCAGATGATTTCTGCATACCAGCAGAATTCACCCAAATGATGAAAAGCCTGGCACAATTCGAATAAGAACTCCATAACATCATCCAGCCATTTTCAAAAAAAAGAACAGCCCCTGCGAAAAAAGCAGGGGCTGTTGACATGTAAAAACTGATTATGAGGCAATCCGTTTTGCATCACGGGATTGGATGATTATATCCCTTATTTCTTCAGCAAGAGAAACCAGCTCTTTATCCTTATATTGCCGGCTATATACCGGAGGACTTATAATTACTTTTATTTTTGCAGGTTTGACAAGGCGGCCGTTTTTTTCAAATACATCAGCAGTACCCTGGATTGAGATCGGCACGATTGGAACCCCGGAATCTTTGGCGAGACGGAAGCCTCCTGCTCTAAAAAGACCTACAGGGCCACCCTTGCTTCTCGTTCCTTCCGGAAAAATCACCAATGAATTCCCTTTCTTCAACAGCTCCACCCCTGACATTATGGAGCCAGCCGCTTTTTCGCGATTTTTTCTGTCAATAAAGACACATTCAATCGCTTCCATCCAGGAAGATAAAACCGGAACCTTCTTCACTTCAATTTTCGAAATGAAGCCAAAAGGTTTTTCAATGGACCCAATTAGAACGGGTATGTCGAAGTTGCCTTCATGGTTACTGGCAAATAACACTGGACCTTCAGGTATATGATGAAGTCCAATTACCTCCACCTGTGACCCTGTAAGTGCCATGAATGTTTTAGACCACTTTTTTGGCGTCTGATGAATCAGGTGCTTTTTAATTTCTGGTTTCAAATCTTCCGGCAGTCTCTTTAATCGTGAAAGCCTGGGTATGGTGTAAACAAGATAACCACCCATATACAAAAAACACGCAATTAAACGAAGCATTGTTTCCTCCTAAGGTTATTCTGTTGTCATTATACTGGATTTGATATGAAGAGACTATATTTATCGGAAAATTGTATAGAAAAAGCAGTCCTAAAAAGGACTGCACAGACAGTAGCTCAATATCATTTTTTAAATTATTTTTTTAGTTAGTTTTATAAATAAGTCTGTTGATTTCCGTTCCAGGCGCTTCGCTTTCCGCGGGGCTGGCGGTGAGCCTCCTCGCCGCCTGTGTCGTCTGTGGGGTCTCACCTGTCCAGCCTGATCCCGCAGGACATTGATTGAGCTTCCACGAACCTGCCCACGCACGATGGAAATGCGTTAGCATTTTCGGAGGAGTCTTCACGCCTTCCACTCCAATCAACAGGGTTCTGGAGTAAATGTGTAATCTAACAATGAGGGGGGTGAAAGAGTTCATATTAAACTATGCCTCTTCCAACTAATTGAACACCCATTAAAGTGATTCTACTATTACTTCCGCTTATAAATCAAAAACTCATAATCGTAGGGGTTTTTTTCATCTTTCGGTCCGTTTTCCCTTGATTCTAGTTCCCACTTTTCAATGTCAAAAACCGGAAAAAAGGTGTCTCCTTCAAACTGATGATGGATCATGGTTAAGTACAGCTTGTCCGCATCTGGCAAAACTTCCTTAAAAATCTCTGCGCCGCCAATGATGAAAATCTCTTCTTCTTTTCCCTTTGCATAAGCCATGAAATCTTCGATGGAGTTCATGACTGTGCAGCCATCCTTCTGGTAGCTTTCATCACGGGTTATGATGATATTTTCTCTCCCAGGAAGTGGCTTGCCGATCGACTCGAACGTTTTTCTTCCCATCATGATTGGGTGCCCCATCGTTACACGCTTGAAGAACTTCAAGTCTTCCGGGAGCCTCCACGGCAGCTGGTTATGGTAACCGATGACCCGATTTTCATCCATTGCCCAAATTAGCGATATCATACACTGACAACCCCTTTGATATGTGGATGTGCCTCATAATTGACCAGCTCGAAGTCTTCATATTTAAAATCAAATATTGACTTGACTTCAGGGTTGATTTTTATCTGCGGCAACGGCTTGGGATCCCGTGTTAGCTGCAGTTTAACCTGCTCTA
It contains:
- a CDS encoding dihydrofolate reductase; its protein translation is MISLIWAMDENRVIGYHNQLPWRLPEDLKFFKRVTMGHPIMMGRKTFESIGKPLPGRENIIITRDESYQKDGCTVMNSIEDFMAYAKGKEEEIFIIGGAEIFKEVLPDADKLYLTMIHHQFEGDTFFPVFDIEKWELESRENGPKDEKNPYDYEFLIYKRK
- a CDS encoding lysophospholipid acyltransferase family protein — translated: MLRLIACFLYMGGYLVYTIPRLSRLKRLPEDLKPEIKKHLIHQTPKKWSKTFMALTGSQVEVIGLHHIPEGPVLFASNHEGNFDIPVLIGSIEKPFGFISKIEVKKVPVLSSWMEAIECVFIDRKNREKAAGSIMSGVELLKKGNSLVIFPEGTRSKGGPVGLFRAGGFRLAKDSGVPIVPISIQGTADVFEKNGRLVKPAKIKVIISPPVYSRQYKDKELVSLAEEIRDIIIQSRDAKRIAS
- the ilvA gene encoding threonine ammonia-lyase IlvA codes for the protein MEQETVKKKWVSVEDILIAYRHLKEVVAHTPLQLNQRLSEKYEADIYLKREDLQHVRSFKLRGAYYSMKLLWEEGLDNGVVCASAGNHAQGVAYACRQLGVNGKIFMPATTPGQKVSQVEMFGREYVDIILVGDTFDDSYREARECAEQEGREFIHPFDDDKVIAGQGTVAVEILNDCQESVDFIFASIGGGGLMAGLSTYIKSVSPTTTLVGVEPSGAASMSAAFEENSVIPLKEIDTFVDGAAVKCVGSKTYEICRENVDRLVAVPEGKVCTSILELYNEHAIVTEPAGALPIAALDLLRDEIKGKSVVCVISGGNNDISRMQEIKERSLLHEGLLHYFIVNFPQRAGALREFLDDVLGPGDDITRFEYTKKNNKESGPALVGIELKNKNEYQRLIASMENKGFAFMELNKDNQLFNLLV
- a CDS encoding twin-arginine translocase TatA/TatE family subunit, whose product is MLSNIGVPGLILILVLALIIFGPKKLPEIGRAFGQTLREFKKSTRELTSDVMEEFEEEKKEITKATK